From Chitinivibrionales bacterium, one genomic window encodes:
- a CDS encoding TrpB-like pyridoxal phosphate-dependent enzyme, whose product MADQIKFVLEEKDMPTAWYNIQPDLPEPLPPYRHPATQEPTRLPPPLFIEEIDNQEHNTTDRWIEIPEEIMDVYRTWRPTTLYRAKRLEKALDTPAKIFFKYEGTSQAGSHKPNTAVAQAYYNKKAGIKRLSTETGAGQWGSALSLGANFFKIEVKVYMVRISYDQKPYRRILMQTWGANCVPSPSPDTEIGKKILAEDPDCPGSLGIAISEACEDAFAHDDTRYSLGSVLNHVLLHNTVNGLETKKLMTEQVGLYPDIIVACVGGGSNAGGMFLPFVKDKIDGSKPDLRIICAEPTSCPTLTKGPLTWDFGDVAGMAPITFMNTLGHNFIPPPTHAGGLRYHGMAPIISHLLKLGLVEATAVPQLPTFEAGVLFARTEGILSAPETTHAIRVGIDEALKCKETGEAKTILIAHSGHGHFDLSAYDAYLGNKLENYEYPEGKVKEALDHLPQISQ is encoded by the coding sequence ATGGCAGATCAGATCAAGTTTGTCTTAGAAGAAAAGGATATGCCGACGGCATGGTATAATATTCAACCCGACCTTCCGGAACCATTGCCGCCCTACCGTCACCCGGCAACCCAAGAACCGACTCGTCTTCCACCACCTCTTTTTATCGAAGAGATCGATAACCAGGAACACAACACCACCGACCGGTGGATAGAAATCCCTGAAGAGATCATGGATGTCTATAGGACCTGGCGGCCTACGACTCTGTACCGGGCCAAACGTCTTGAAAAAGCACTGGATACACCAGCAAAGATTTTCTTCAAGTACGAAGGCACAAGTCAGGCGGGAAGTCATAAACCCAATACGGCGGTTGCCCAGGCCTATTACAACAAAAAAGCCGGAATCAAACGGCTTTCCACCGAAACCGGGGCCGGTCAGTGGGGAAGCGCACTTTCACTGGGCGCGAATTTTTTTAAAATTGAAGTAAAAGTATATATGGTGAGGATCAGCTACGACCAGAAGCCCTATCGCCGTATCCTTATGCAGACCTGGGGCGCCAACTGTGTACCCAGCCCGAGTCCGGATACCGAAATCGGGAAAAAGATCCTTGCCGAAGATCCGGATTGTCCCGGAAGTCTGGGGATCGCTATCAGTGAAGCGTGTGAAGATGCTTTTGCTCACGACGATACCCGGTATTCATTGGGAAGCGTACTCAATCATGTTCTGCTCCATAATACGGTTAACGGTCTGGAAACAAAGAAGCTTATGACCGAACAGGTGGGTCTTTATCCCGATATTATTGTCGCCTGCGTAGGCGGTGGCTCCAATGCCGGAGGAATGTTCCTCCCCTTCGTTAAAGACAAAATCGACGGGAGCAAACCCGATCTCCGGATTATCTGCGCCGAGCCCACAAGCTGTCCGACCCTTACCAAAGGTCCCCTTACCTGGGATTTTGGTGATGTGGCCGGTATGGCGCCGATCACTTTCATGAATACCCTGGGTCATAATTTTATCCCTCCGCCCACCCATGCTGGAGGACTCCGTTACCATGGTATGGCACCGATTATTTCCCATCTGCTCAAGCTCGGATTAGTTGAAGCTACTGCGGTTCCTCAGCTTCCTACCTTTGAAGCTGGGGTTCTGTTTGCCCGCACTGAAGGCATACTTTCCGCACCGGAAACAACCCATGCCATACGAGTCGGTATCGATGAGGCCCTGAAATGCAAGGAGACCGGCGAAGCAAAAACTATTCTGATTGCTCACAGCGGTCATGGTCATTTCGACCTCTCGGCATATGATGCCTATTTAGGTAACAAACTCGAAAACTATGAATATCCTGAAGGAAAAGTGAAAGAGGCGCTCGATCACTTGCCGCAGATAAGCCAGTAG
- a CDS encoding PAS domain S-box protein, translating to MMSGSETENYKKHVADKLTIITESLARISVGDFSRQIDVFNLPEDEFTNVFCGLDLLMDDLIEARKELEEQTRINNLRAEMWKLAAAKPHSEKDFINQLLKMAGEAFGIARASYYKFNENFDALCVQQWSKDGIDNTIGLTIPKKICSSFVGKENECISISQETLDGAIKDDVLELLDATGIGSFIAIFYPDNHNPNGFVSFSDTQKKRNWDEIEVDFLNEIVKLLTTKIDQIRAEQALVKANEMLEQQVKVRTEELRDANEELRQDMAKREAIERRCKSSEREKQRILDSLSELVLYQDRSMRINWANRYACADAGMSLNEMIGKYCYTIWHNRDKPCEGCPVKEAMDKGRACTNEIISPDGRIWLIKGYPVRDLDGTVIGATEITAEISEAKRLQEMQRESDEKFKAVAQTAHEAIFSVDEKGGIVFWNNGAELMFGYNPDEILGKCFEILMPEKHKERIDEFIQLQIEQDNSAAKNIVREGTAVRKNGEYFPVELSTSSWESRGGQYFTVVIRDISVRKAAENELAEEKELLEVTLRSISDGVISTDTNGTIMLANTVAATLLGWNRDKLIDKSFDDVFHLLNEKTDESCESPVREAITTSQVVDCSFGPVLQAKDGTRRNIAYASSPMWNREGEIIGVVLVFRDVTEQQKMENELFKARKLESVGLLAGGIAHDFNNILTGIVTNLFMAKMNICQDDEAKQLIMDAEKAAFRASRLTKQLLTFSKGGTPVKENASIKEIIEDSVGFCLSGSNVDYSLDLPEDLWSVEVDRGQVDQVLNNLVINANQAMPEGGTITVKAANYTIDDTIRSGTAVALPMKPGKYVRISVIDEGVGISPRDLERIFDPYFSTKKDGNGLGLTTAFSIVKKHGGHMTARSVPGKGSQFIFYLPALASSTEDEASNEESLIPGSNRILVMDDDEVVRMVVRRLLTNSGYDVVCTSNGSEAVDAYRNFLEKGTPFDAVIMDLTVPGGMGGKEAVRKILEIDDDASVIVFSGYSNDPVLANYRDYGFSGVIAKPFSIEEFSKVLNKIMKREKDE from the coding sequence ATGATGTCCGGTTCGGAAACGGAAAATTATAAAAAACATGTAGCCGATAAGCTCACTATTATTACCGAGTCATTGGCAAGAATTTCGGTAGGCGATTTTTCCCGGCAAATCGACGTTTTCAACCTTCCCGAAGATGAATTCACCAATGTGTTCTGCGGACTCGATCTCCTTATGGATGATCTGATTGAAGCCCGGAAGGAACTCGAAGAACAGACCAGGATTAATAACCTGCGGGCTGAGATGTGGAAACTGGCCGCAGCAAAGCCGCATTCGGAAAAGGATTTTATCAATCAGCTTCTGAAAATGGCCGGAGAAGCCTTTGGTATTGCCAGGGCAAGCTATTATAAATTCAATGAAAATTTCGATGCCCTGTGTGTTCAGCAGTGGTCGAAGGACGGCATAGATAACACTATCGGCTTGACAATCCCCAAAAAAATCTGTTCCAGTTTTGTGGGGAAAGAAAATGAGTGCATAAGCATCAGTCAAGAAACTCTCGATGGTGCCATAAAAGATGATGTGCTTGAACTCTTAGATGCAACCGGTATCGGTTCTTTTATTGCGATTTTTTATCCCGACAATCACAACCCCAACGGATTTGTCTCATTCAGCGATACTCAAAAGAAACGCAACTGGGATGAAATTGAAGTCGATTTTTTAAATGAAATAGTGAAATTACTTACAACGAAAATCGATCAGATTCGAGCCGAACAGGCCCTGGTAAAGGCAAATGAGATGCTGGAGCAGCAGGTAAAAGTTCGGACCGAAGAGCTCCGGGATGCAAATGAGGAACTACGGCAGGATATGGCTAAGCGGGAAGCTATCGAACGCCGGTGCAAAAGCTCGGAGCGAGAAAAACAACGAATTCTTGATTCCCTTTCGGAACTTGTCCTCTACCAGGACCGTTCTATGCGCATTAACTGGGCGAACCGTTATGCATGCGCTGATGCCGGGATGAGTCTCAATGAGATGATCGGCAAATATTGCTATACTATATGGCATAATCGCGATAAGCCCTGCGAAGGGTGTCCGGTCAAGGAAGCCATGGATAAGGGGCGGGCCTGTACCAATGAAATAATCAGTCCTGACGGCAGAATATGGCTGATCAAGGGGTATCCGGTTCGCGACCTCGACGGTACTGTGATCGGCGCAACTGAAATCACTGCCGAAATATCGGAAGCCAAGCGACTGCAAGAGATGCAGCGGGAGAGCGATGAAAAATTCAAGGCTGTTGCCCAGACCGCCCATGAAGCGATCTTTTCAGTTGATGAAAAGGGTGGAATCGTATTCTGGAACAATGGTGCCGAACTGATGTTCGGGTATAATCCCGATGAAATCTTGGGCAAGTGTTTCGAAATTCTGATGCCCGAAAAACATAAAGAACGCATCGATGAATTTATACAGCTGCAAATTGAGCAGGATAATTCGGCAGCAAAAAATATCGTGCGGGAAGGGACTGCAGTCCGGAAAAACGGGGAGTATTTTCCTGTGGAGCTGTCGACTTCATCGTGGGAGAGTCGTGGGGGACAGTATTTTACCGTGGTTATCCGTGATATTTCGGTGCGAAAAGCGGCCGAAAATGAGCTTGCAGAAGAAAAAGAACTTCTGGAAGTAACACTTCGTTCGATCAGTGACGGCGTTATTTCTACCGATACGAACGGGACAATAATGCTGGCCAACACGGTTGCCGCAACCCTTTTAGGTTGGAACAGAGATAAATTGATCGATAAATCATTTGATGATGTTTTTCATCTGTTGAATGAAAAGACCGACGAATCCTGTGAAAGTCCTGTTCGGGAAGCCATAACGACATCCCAGGTTGTTGACTGCTCCTTCGGACCTGTTCTCCAGGCAAAGGATGGGACCCGGCGCAATATCGCCTATGCAAGTTCACCTATGTGGAACAGGGAAGGCGAAATAATCGGGGTAGTTCTTGTTTTCCGTGATGTTACCGAGCAGCAGAAAATGGAAAATGAGCTATTCAAAGCACGCAAACTCGAATCGGTGGGACTACTCGCAGGAGGAATCGCCCACGATTTCAATAACATCCTTACCGGTATCGTTACCAATCTTTTTATGGCCAAAATGAACATTTGTCAGGATGATGAGGCCAAGCAGTTGATAATGGATGCCGAGAAGGCTGCATTCAGGGCCAGCAGACTGACTAAACAGCTCCTGACTTTCTCGAAGGGGGGGACACCGGTCAAAGAAAATGCCTCGATTAAGGAAATTATCGAAGATTCTGTCGGGTTTTGCCTGAGCGGATCAAATGTGGACTACTCACTTGATCTTCCTGAAGATCTCTGGTCTGTTGAGGTCGACCGGGGGCAGGTCGATCAGGTGCTGAATAACCTCGTTATCAATGCAAATCAGGCCATGCCCGAGGGCGGAACGATAACCGTAAAAGCCGCAAATTATACCATCGACGATACAATCAGGTCGGGAACCGCCGTCGCACTTCCCATGAAACCGGGAAAGTATGTCCGGATATCGGTCATTGATGAGGGCGTTGGGATATCGCCGAGAGATCTCGAAAGAATTTTTGATCCCTATTTCAGTACCAAGAAGGACGGCAACGGTCTTGGCCTCACCACCGCATTTTCGATTGTCAAAAAACACGGCGGGCACATGACCGCCCGGTCGGTTCCCGGTAAAGGATCGCAGTTTATCTTTTATCTTCCCGCACTGGCATCTTCTACAGAAGATGAGGCATCGAATGAAGAAAGCCTTATTCCAGGATCAAATCGCATCCTGGTTATGGATGATGATGAGGTTGTCAGAATGGTTGTCCGCCGTCTTCTCACCAACAGCGGCTATGATGTTGTTTGTACTTCCAATGGTTCGGAGGCGGTTGATGCCTATCGCAACTTTTTAGAAAAAGGAACGCCATTCGATGCTGTTATCATGGACCTTACCGTTCCTGGTGGTATGGGCGGCAAAGAAGCTGTCCGGAAAATCCTTGAAATCGATGACGATGCAAGCGTTATTGTTTTCAGCGGTTATTCTAACGATCCGGTTCTTGCCAATTACCGGGATTATGGTTTCAGCGGGGTAATCGCCAAACCTTTCAGCATCGAGGAATTTTCCAAAGTCCTTAATAAGATCATGAAGAGAGAAAAAGACGAGTAA